One Algibacter sp. L3A6 genomic region harbors:
- a CDS encoding UDP-N-acetylmuramoyl-tripeptide--D-alanyl-D-alanine ligase, whose amino-acid sequence MKIEQLHSLFLECRNVSTDTRKIKNNDMFFALKGENFNGNTYAKKALEAGARYSIIDEVEYKTSDKTILVDNVLETLQALATFHRLYLKIPILALTGSNGKTTTKELINSVLSQNFKTTATVGNLNNHIGVPLTLLSMNQNTEIGIVEMGANHQKEIEFLCNIAKPDFGYITNFGKAHLEGFGSVEGVIKGKSEMYDFLIANNKTIFVNSNDSIQVDKTESATRFTFGNNNSDANISFKDAQPFVISLFKAEEIKSQLIGDYNFNNIAAAIAIGQYFKVAITDIKKAIEVYTPTNNRSQIIEKDSNKIILDAYNANPTSMHAALLNFEKQKGNKIAVLGDMFELGTEAVIEHKNIADLAVSLNIEHIILVGENFYSTDIKSDRLKKYRSFADLEAAFHISKVEDSIILIKGSRGMALERLLN is encoded by the coding sequence TTGAAAATAGAACAATTACATAGCCTTTTCTTAGAATGTCGTAACGTATCAACAGATACTAGAAAAATTAAAAATAACGACATGTTCTTTGCTTTAAAAGGCGAAAACTTTAATGGTAACACATATGCTAAAAAAGCCTTAGAAGCTGGTGCCAGGTATTCTATTATTGATGAAGTAGAATACAAAACTTCAGATAAAACAATTTTAGTAGATAATGTTCTAGAAACTTTACAGGCACTAGCAACCTTCCATAGATTGTACTTAAAAATACCGATTTTAGCTTTAACAGGAAGTAATGGTAAAACAACCACAAAAGAACTTATTAATTCCGTACTGTCTCAAAACTTTAAAACAACAGCCACTGTTGGTAATTTAAACAACCACATTGGTGTGCCTCTTACTTTACTATCTATGAACCAAAATACAGAAATTGGTATCGTAGAAATGGGAGCAAACCATCAAAAGGAAATAGAGTTTTTATGCAATATTGCTAAACCTGATTTTGGATATATCACAAACTTTGGAAAAGCACATTTAGAAGGCTTCGGAAGTGTTGAAGGCGTAATTAAAGGGAAAAGTGAAATGTACGATTTTCTGATAGCCAATAATAAAACTATTTTTGTTAACTCTAATGATAGCATACAAGTAGACAAAACAGAAAGTGCTACGCGTTTTACCTTTGGAAATAACAATTCTGATGCAAATATTAGCTTTAAAGACGCTCAACCCTTTGTTATTTCTCTATTTAAAGCAGAAGAGATTAAAAGTCAATTAATAGGTGATTACAACTTCAACAACATAGCCGCTGCAATTGCTATAGGCCAATACTTTAAAGTTGCTATTACTGACATTAAAAAAGCGATAGAGGTCTATACACCTACCAATAACCGTTCTCAAATTATAGAAAAAGACAGCAACAAAATAATATTAGATGCGTACAATGCAAACCCTACAAGTATGCATGCCGCACTTTTAAATTTTGAAAAACAAAAAGGTAATAAAATAGCCGTTTTAGGTGATATGTTTGAACTTGGTACAGAAGCCGTGATTGAACATAAAAACATTGCAGATTTAGCTGTATCATTAAACATAGAACACATTATTCTAGTTGGTGAAAACTTTTACAGCACAGACATCAAATCTGATCGACTAAAAAAGTATAGATCTTTTGCCGATTTAGAAGCCGCATTCCATATTTCAAAAGTAGAAGATTCTATTATATTAATTAAGGGATCTAGA
- the gldJ gene encoding gliding motility lipoprotein GldJ: MNMKKVVTIKVLLIVALAVVSTSCKKSSSSKNSSRATGWNINDRDGGFQYNTEFKEQETSPGLVFIEGGTFTKGRVQDDVMHDWNNSPNQQHVMSFYMDETEVTNAMYLEYLDYLKRYYPPSEDNFKAIYNGALPDTLVWRNRLGYNEVMTENYLRHPAYGEYPVVGVSWIQAVEFSNWRTDRVNELNLSQAGYREINHTDIDPDNAFNTNRYTIDPSSMDTGEPVDSRRNRNITVDAEGNESGIYASRETGVLAPKYRLPTETEWEYAALGLSEIRSYNLYRGRKKYPWDGQYTRSGKRKIRGDQMANFKQGKGDYGGIAGWSDDGADITNAVKSYAPNDFGLYDMAGNVAEWVADVYRPIIDDQFNDFNYYRGNVYTKNAINEDGSVKVITSDEIVYDTLSNGKIIARNLPGEIMQVPVDENETFQRTNFDKSNEINFRDGDKRSSRKFESFGDEDEESGKSSGMYNSPKHNISRDSLGNIVREYDKSNNRTSLINDEVRVYKGGSWKDREYWLDPAQRRYFPQDMATDYIGFRCAMSRVGSKSKGANKTKN; the protein is encoded by the coding sequence ATGAATATGAAAAAAGTAGTGACAATCAAGGTTTTATTAATTGTAGCACTAGCTGTAGTGTCTACAAGTTGTAAAAAATCTTCGAGTTCTAAAAATAGCTCTAGAGCAACTGGATGGAACATTAACGATAGAGATGGTGGTTTTCAATATAATACAGAGTTTAAAGAACAGGAAACATCTCCTGGTCTTGTATTTATTGAAGGAGGCACATTTACTAAAGGTCGAGTGCAAGACGATGTTATGCATGACTGGAACAACAGCCCTAACCAACAGCATGTTATGTCTTTCTACATGGATGAAACTGAGGTTACCAATGCTATGTATTTAGAATACTTAGATTATTTAAAACGTTATTACCCTCCTTCTGAGGATAACTTTAAAGCAATTTACAACGGTGCTTTACCAGATACATTAGTTTGGAGAAACCGTTTAGGATACAATGAAGTTATGACGGAGAATTACCTACGTCACCCAGCTTATGGAGAATACCCTGTAGTTGGCGTTAGCTGGATTCAAGCTGTAGAGTTTTCTAACTGGAGGACAGACCGTGTTAACGAATTAAACTTAAGTCAAGCAGGATATCGTGAAATAAACCACACTGATATTGATCCTGATAATGCATTCAACACAAATAGATACACTATTGACCCTAGCTCTATGGATACAGGCGAACCTGTTGACTCTAGAAGAAATAGAAATATTACTGTAGATGCAGAAGGAAACGAATCTGGTATTTACGCAAGTAGAGAAACAGGTGTTCTTGCTCCAAAATACAGACTACCAACTGAAACTGAGTGGGAATATGCTGCTTTAGGATTAAGCGAAATTAGAAGTTATAACCTTTACAGAGGTCGTAAAAAATATCCATGGGACGGACAGTACACACGTTCAGGAAAAAGAAAAATTAGAGGAGACCAAATGGCCAACTTTAAACAAGGTAAAGGTGATTACGGTGGAATTGCAGGATGGTCTGATGATGGTGCCGATATTACAAATGCAGTAAAATCTTATGCTCCAAACGATTTTGGTTTATATGACATGGCTGGTAATGTAGCTGAATGGGTTGCCGATGTTTACAGACCTATTATTGATGATCAATTTAATGACTTTAACTACTACCGTGGTAACGTTTATACTAAAAACGCTATTAACGAAGATGGTTCTGTAAAAGTAATTACTTCAGATGAAATTGTTTATGATACTTTATCTAACGGAAAAATTATTGCTAGAAATTTACCTGGTGAAATCATGCAAGTTCCTGTAGATGAAAATGAAACGTTCCAAAGAACGAATTTTGATAAAAGTAACGAGATTAACTTTAGAGATGGAGACAAGCGCTCATCAAGAAAGTTTGAAAGCTTTGGTGATGAAGATGAAGAATCTGGAAAATCTAGCGGAATGTATAACTCTCCTAAACATAATATCTCTAGAGATTCTTTAGGAAACATTGTTAGAGAATATGATAAATCAAACAATAGAACATCTTTAATTAACGATGAAGTTCGTGTTTACAAAGGTGGTTCTTGGAAAGATAGAGAATACTGGTTAGATCCTGCTCAACGTCGCTACTTCCCACAAGATATGGCAACAGACTATATTGGGTTTAGATGTGCAATGTCTCGTGTTGGTTCTAAAAGTAAAGGAGCAAACAAAACGAAAAACTAA
- the porU gene encoding type IX secretion system sortase PorU: protein MKKNLFLFIFLTSITVFAQQKTFTLNWQASQTISGGSYSIEIPFFNEEVCDFDFDSGLQFVSQWEVASSVNEESVVISKVSYANISLAELKGLPINKIPKKLTYTLRNSIARGKQYAMLQLSPIIYDNGIYKKVTQFQVNYSNGTSRRSANLNKTSGTKVISNSVLDKGDWFRFYIDTTGVFKLSKSFIKRLGVNVNNVDPRTIRIFGNGGRMIPFSNNEDYPFDVVENAVKFVGEEDGVFNDSDYILFYGQGPKQFNQESNTNINCYSDKTYYYINTGSGIGKRISQFTQPAGSVDLEINTFQDYQYHEYDNENIALLGRRWFGERFDVEAEQNFKFEFPEIVTSTPVALKVYVATISSEPTSMAIAVNGNELSTLVLPGADDPTLGNDRFYITNTSVSSAEVDIKLSYNNQGDPSALGYLDYISIEATRALKFIKPQFHFKNKAVESASGVGRYTIENASEISEVWDVTDIYNVTNAENSTAEDNFTFTSNLGVLKTYVAVTPSDYYEPKFDGKTTLTNQNIKGTIFLNNQNEFQDIDYIIVAPDNMLSQANRLAQINTDQYGLNVKVLGLTEIYNEFSTGNQDIGAIRNLVKYVYDNASTPENRIKYLCLFGDGSFDYKDRIPNNTNVMPSWYSYESLNLTNSFVSDDFYGMMDENEGTMISSDKLDIAVGRILADTPERANQMVDKIESYYIKEALGTWRNNVVVISDDVDLDWEGVLQQTTDNIGNLITEEKPFLNVIKIHSDAFQQETTAGGDRYPRVTSEIIDAIDKGALVVNYFGHGGENGLAQEHLLFQEEIKEFRNFGKLNCFVTVTCEYTKFDNPYKETAGEVTYWNEDSGAIGLISTTRQIFVSFAINFNNNLGQYLFSYSDDDTFQDNEYPSMAEALRLTKNNPAISNSSQRRLVFFIGDPAMKLAFAEPNINLTKINDVPLAQVTDTLKALSYVKMAGEVTDLSGNLLSNYNGTVSTTIYDKNIERQTLANDGTRLNGELVKLDFLTLGEIIFRGQASVTNGEFEFDFIVPKDVGIPVGVGKVSFYSKDEALESNQAGASIGTVKIGGLNEDAPVDNTGPVISLYMNDENFVSGGITNESPTLLAIMEDENGINTASGVGHDIVAILDGDETNPVVLNDYYQTGVDDYKTGILSYPFRDLEPGLHTLTLKAWDVYNNSAVSEIQFIVYDKDEALVINNVLNYPNPFVNYTEFWFNHNSSAPLDVSIQIFTVSGKLVRTLNGQTATGFNVTSSLSRDIVWDGRDDFGDKIGKGVYIYKLKVHSNLLNKTVEKIEKLVIL from the coding sequence ATGAAAAAGAATTTATTCCTATTTATATTCCTAACCTCTATTACTGTATTTGCTCAGCAAAAGACGTTTACTCTCAATTGGCAGGCATCTCAAACAATTTCAGGAGGTTCTTATAGTATTGAAATTCCTTTTTTTAATGAAGAAGTCTGTGATTTCGATTTTGATTCAGGGCTTCAGTTTGTTTCTCAATGGGAAGTTGCTTCTTCTGTCAACGAAGAATCTGTAGTTATATCTAAAGTGAGTTATGCAAATATCTCTTTAGCAGAATTAAAAGGTTTACCAATTAATAAAATTCCTAAAAAGTTAACCTATACTTTAAGAAACTCTATAGCAAGAGGGAAACAATATGCTATGTTGCAATTGTCTCCTATTATATATGATAATGGAATTTACAAAAAAGTTACTCAGTTTCAAGTTAATTATTCAAACGGAACATCGAGAAGAAGCGCCAATTTAAATAAAACTTCAGGAACAAAAGTGATTTCTAATTCTGTTTTAGATAAAGGAGATTGGTTTCGCTTTTATATTGATACAACGGGTGTTTTTAAATTATCAAAATCCTTTATCAAACGCTTGGGCGTTAATGTAAATAATGTAGATCCTCGAACTATTAGGATTTTTGGAAACGGCGGACGGATGATTCCTTTTTCTAATAATGAAGATTATCCTTTTGATGTTGTCGAGAATGCTGTAAAGTTTGTAGGGGAAGAAGATGGTGTTTTTAACGATTCCGATTATATTTTGTTCTATGGGCAAGGTCCGAAACAGTTTAACCAAGAAAGCAATACAAATATAAACTGCTATAGTGATAAAACATATTACTATATCAATACAGGTTCTGGTATTGGAAAGCGTATTTCACAGTTTACACAACCAGCAGGTTCGGTAGATTTAGAGATTAATACGTTTCAGGATTATCAGTATCATGAATATGATAATGAAAATATCGCTTTACTTGGCCGTCGTTGGTTTGGTGAGCGTTTTGATGTGGAAGCAGAACAGAATTTCAAATTTGAGTTTCCTGAAATTGTAACATCAACACCTGTTGCTTTAAAGGTTTATGTAGCTACAATTTCATCAGAGCCAACTTCAATGGCAATTGCTGTTAATGGTAATGAGTTGTCGACGTTAGTTTTACCGGGAGCAGACGATCCAACACTTGGTAATGATAGGTTTTATATCACTAATACTTCTGTGAGTTCTGCAGAAGTTGATATTAAATTGAGTTATAACAATCAAGGCGATCCTAGTGCGCTCGGATATTTAGATTATATTTCTATTGAAGCGACTAGGGCATTAAAATTTATAAAACCTCAGTTTCATTTTAAAAATAAAGCTGTAGAATCGGCTTCTGGTGTAGGTAGATATACCATTGAAAATGCTTCTGAAATTTCCGAAGTTTGGGATGTTACTGATATTTATAATGTCACTAATGCCGAAAATAGTACAGCCGAAGATAATTTTACGTTCACCTCTAATTTAGGAGTTTTAAAAACCTATGTAGCCGTGACACCATCGGATTATTATGAGCCTAAATTTGATGGGAAAACGACTTTAACTAATCAGAATATAAAAGGGACTATATTTTTAAACAATCAAAATGAGTTTCAAGATATAGATTATATTATTGTTGCACCAGATAATATGTTAAGTCAGGCCAATCGCTTAGCTCAAATTAACACAGATCAATATGGTTTGAATGTAAAAGTTTTAGGGTTAACCGAAATTTATAATGAATTCAGTACCGGAAACCAAGATATTGGAGCGATAAGAAATTTGGTAAAGTATGTTTACGATAATGCCAGTACTCCTGAAAATAGAATAAAATATCTATGTTTGTTTGGCGATGGATCTTTCGATTATAAAGATCGTATACCTAATAATACAAACGTGATGCCTTCCTGGTATTCTTATGAAAGTTTGAATTTGACAAATTCTTTTGTGTCTGATGATTTCTACGGAATGATGGATGAAAATGAAGGAACCATGATTTCTAGTGATAAATTAGATATTGCCGTTGGTCGAATTCTTGCCGACACACCAGAACGTGCAAATCAAATGGTCGATAAAATAGAATCTTACTATATAAAAGAAGCTTTAGGTACATGGCGGAATAATGTGGTTGTGATTTCAGATGATGTGGATTTAGATTGGGAAGGCGTATTGCAACAAACCACAGATAATATCGGGAATTTAATTACCGAAGAAAAACCATTTTTGAATGTTATAAAAATTCACTCCGATGCTTTTCAACAAGAAACAACAGCAGGAGGAGATAGATATCCTCGTGTAACTTCAGAAATTATAGATGCTATTGATAAAGGCGCTTTAGTTGTAAACTACTTTGGGCATGGTGGAGAAAATGGGTTGGCGCAAGAGCATTTGTTGTTTCAAGAAGAAATTAAGGAGTTTCGTAACTTCGGAAAACTCAATTGTTTTGTAACTGTAACTTGTGAGTATACTAAGTTTGATAACCCTTATAAAGAAACAGCCGGTGAAGTAACTTACTGGAATGAAGATTCTGGCGCCATTGGATTAATATCTACCACACGACAAATCTTTGTGTCGTTCGCTATTAATTTTAATAATAATTTAGGTCAATATTTGTTTTCGTATTCAGACGATGACACATTTCAAGACAACGAATATCCTTCTATGGCCGAAGCATTAAGGCTAACAAAAAACAACCCTGCAATATCTAATTCGAGCCAAAGGCGTTTAGTCTTTTTTATAGGTGATCCGGCCATGAAACTTGCTTTTGCAGAACCTAATATAAACTTAACTAAAATTAACGATGTGCCTTTAGCGCAAGTAACCGATACATTAAAAGCTTTAAGTTATGTAAAAATGGCTGGTGAGGTAACCGATTTATCTGGTAATTTATTAAGTAATTATAATGGTACAGTATCTACAACTATTTATGATAAAAATATAGAGCGTCAAACTTTAGCAAATGATGGTACACGACTGAATGGAGAACTTGTGAAATTAGATTTTTTAACGTTAGGCGAAATCATTTTTAGAGGACAAGCCTCTGTTACAAATGGTGAATTTGAATTCGATTTTATTGTGCCAAAAGATGTTGGTATTCCTGTTGGAGTAGGGAAGGTGAGTTTTTACTCTAAAGATGAAGCCTTAGAAAGTAATCAAGCTGGAGCAAGTATTGGTACAGTTAAAATAGGAGGTTTAAATGAAGATGCTCCGGTAGATAATACAGGACCGGTTATTTCTTTATATATGAATGATGAAAACTTTGTATCCGGAGGTATTACCAACGAGTCGCCAACGTTATTGGCTATAATGGAAGATGAAAATGGTATAAATACAGCTAGTGGTGTTGGTCATGATATTGTTGCCATACTTGATGGTGATGAAACAAATCCGGTTGTGCTTAACGATTATTACCAAACAGGTGTAGACGATTATAAAACAGGAATTTTGAGTTACCCGTTTAGGGATTTAGAACCTGGTTTGCACACGTTAACGCTAAAAGCTTGGGATGTGTATAATAATTCTGCTGTATCAGAAATTCAGTTTATTGTTTATGATAAAGATGAGGCTTTGGTTATTAATAATGTATTGAATTACCCAAATCCCTTTGTTAATTATACAGAATTTTGGTTTAATCACAATAGTTCGGCTCCTTTAGACGTTTCTATACAGATATTCACCGTTTCCGGAAAATTGGTTCGAACATTAAACGGACAAACAGCTACCGGTTTTAATGTTACAAGTTCGCTATCTAGAGATATTGTTTGGGATGGTCGTGACGATTTTGGTGATAAAATTGGTAAAGGTGTTTATATTTACAAATTAAAAGTCCATTCCAACCTGTTAAACAAAACGGTAGAAAAGATTGAAAAGCTAGTAATTCTATAA
- the porV gene encoding type IX secretion system outer membrane channel protein PorV, with translation MKTKVLLLLSFVFVVKMNAQETTVIIPNTNDSRVITTGVPFLLITSDARAAAMGDMGVATSVDAFSQQWNPAKYAFSETKSGVGVSYTPYLSKLVNDIFLGNLTYFNRIDDRSAFAASLKYFSLGDIEFRENEFVNALIQRPNEFTLDASYALRLSPEFAMSVAMRYMRSDLKLSGLGGDATAASTFGVDISGFYQGEEEAYADFNGRWRMGFTIQNIGPKFSYEEGGVENFQPTNLRLGAGFDFIFDDYNKIAVTAEVAKLLVPTPPRLGDEYNYTDENGNGQYDEDVDTLGDLRASNVIYEGQSQDVGFLAGMFQSFGDAPGGFSEEIKEFTYSLGAEYVYQDSFAFRTGYFNESEEKGARKFFALGAGFKANVVNIDLSYLFSASKVQSPLENTLRFSLTFNIGAGEYREY, from the coding sequence ATGAAAACTAAAGTACTCTTATTATTATCATTCGTTTTTGTTGTAAAAATGAATGCTCAAGAAACTACTGTAATTATACCAAACACAAATGATTCTAGAGTTATTACAACAGGCGTTCCTTTTTTATTAATTACTTCAGATGCGCGTGCAGCAGCTATGGGAGATATGGGAGTTGCAACTTCTGTAGATGCTTTTTCTCAACAATGGAATCCTGCTAAGTATGCTTTTTCAGAAACTAAATCAGGAGTAGGTGTTAGTTATACGCCATACTTAAGTAAGTTAGTTAATGATATTTTTTTAGGAAACTTAACATATTTTAATCGTATTGATGATCGTAGTGCTTTTGCAGCCAGTTTAAAATATTTCTCTTTGGGAGATATTGAATTCCGTGAAAACGAATTTGTGAATGCTTTAATACAAAGACCCAATGAGTTTACGTTAGATGCATCATATGCTTTACGTTTATCTCCAGAATTTGCCATGTCTGTTGCTATGCGTTACATGAGATCCGATTTAAAGCTAAGTGGTTTAGGTGGCGATGCTACAGCTGCAAGTACGTTTGGAGTAGATATTTCTGGTTTTTATCAAGGTGAAGAAGAAGCTTACGCTGATTTTAATGGAAGATGGAGAATGGGATTTACCATTCAAAACATCGGACCTAAATTCTCTTACGAGGAAGGTGGAGTCGAAAATTTTCAACCTACTAACTTGCGTTTAGGTGCAGGTTTCGATTTTATATTCGATGATTATAATAAAATAGCAGTAACAGCAGAAGTTGCTAAATTATTGGTGCCAACACCTCCAAGGTTAGGTGATGAATATAATTATACTGATGAAAATGGAAACGGCCAGTATGATGAGGATGTAGATACTCTAGGAGATTTAAGAGCATCAAATGTTATTTACGAAGGGCAATCTCAAGATGTTGGATTTTTAGCAGGTATGTTTCAATCTTTTGGAGATGCACCAGGTGGATTTAGTGAAGAAATTAAAGAGTTTACATATTCATTAGGAGCAGAATATGTATATCAAGATTCTTTTGCATTCAGAACAGGGTACTTTAACGAAAGTGAAGAAAAAGGAGCTAGAAAGTTTTTTGCACTAGGAGCAGGATTTAAGGCCAATGTGGTAAACATAGATTTATCTTATCTATTCTCAGCTTCTAAAGTTCAGAGTCCTTTAGAAAATACATTACGTTTTTCATTAACCTTCAATATTGGGGCTGGTGAATACCGCGAATACTAA
- a CDS encoding M48 family metalloprotease gives MRGKNLKVRLLIGAAIALFFVFKRCSQREENPYTGRTQTISMNANEEIAIGLQSAPQMAQQHGGLHENNQYQALVDNVGNKLINNSIARETPYKYEFHLLADPNTINAFALPGGQIFITYALFSQLENEDQLAGVLGHEVGHVLGRHSAERIAESEYWQGLTTAGSVGADMGGLVSGIGQNTLLTNGRDDELESDELGVRFMLKAGYNPEEMIGVMEILKAAAGPNRVPEFKSTHPDPDNRIEKIREAIEKYKGL, from the coding sequence ATGAGAGGAAAAAATCTAAAAGTAAGACTATTAATAGGTGCCGCAATCGCATTGTTTTTTGTTTTTAAACGATGTAGCCAACGTGAAGAAAATCCATACACGGGTAGAACTCAAACTATTTCGATGAATGCCAATGAAGAAATTGCTATTGGTTTACAAAGTGCCCCGCAAATGGCACAGCAGCATGGGGGCCTACATGAAAACAATCAATATCAAGCATTGGTTGATAACGTTGGAAACAAATTAATAAATAATAGCATTGCAAGGGAAACACCTTACAAATATGAATTTCATTTACTTGCCGACCCAAACACAATTAACGCATTTGCTCTTCCAGGTGGTCAAATATTTATTACATACGCTTTGTTTTCTCAATTAGAAAATGAAGATCAGTTAGCTGGTGTTCTAGGTCATGAGGTTGGTCACGTTCTTGGGCGCCATAGTGCAGAACGTATTGCTGAGAGTGAATATTGGCAGGGCTTAACCACTGCCGGCTCTGTAGGTGCAGACATGGGAGGCCTAGTTAGTGGTATTGGACAAAACACATTACTTACAAACGGGCGTGATGATGAACTTGAAAGTGATGAATTAGGTGTCCGCTTTATGCTAAAAGCAGGTTACAATCCTGAAGAAATGATTGGCGTTATGGAAATATTGAAAGCTGCTGCGGGACCAAATCGTGTTCCAGAGTTTAAAAGCACACACCCTGACCCAGATAATAGAATTGAAAAAATTAGAGAAGCTATTGAAAAATATAAAGGTTTATAG
- a CDS encoding GNAT family N-acetyltransferase, which translates to MKKHNYNVKQIQAVDTYTVRHPVLRKGKPIESCIFDGDDLETTLHFGIYNAEELIGVCSLLKNNNPKFSELKQYQLRGMAVLQSQQGLGVGNILLEYCDNILKEEKTDLIWCNAREVAVNFYKRNGYCIIGDSFNITGIGPHFVMKKQLDLSD; encoded by the coding sequence ATGAAAAAGCATAATTATAACGTAAAGCAAATACAGGCAGTTGACACGTATACCGTAAGACATCCTGTTTTAAGGAAGGGTAAACCCATAGAATCTTGCATTTTTGATGGCGATGATTTAGAAACAACCTTACATTTTGGTATTTATAATGCTGAAGAACTTATTGGAGTCTGTTCTTTACTAAAAAACAATAACCCGAAGTTCTCAGAATTAAAACAATACCAACTTCGAGGTATGGCTGTTTTACAATCTCAGCAAGGTTTAGGGGTTGGCAACATACTATTAGAGTATTGTGATAATATATTAAAGGAAGAAAAAACAGATCTGATTTGGTGTAATGCTCGAGAGGTTGCTGTTAATTTTTATAAAAGGAATGGATACTGTATTATTGGCGACTCCTTTAACATAACGGGTATTGGACCACATTTTGTAATGAAAAAGCAATTGGACCTAAGTGACTGA
- a CDS encoding GNAT family N-acetyltransferase, which translates to MAIVFKIINHQYIDSIIPLVQKLNNNQVSNIVLRERFVEMFMQNYECAALFKDNELIGVCGLWFCTRHYSGRSVEVDHVFIDEKFRGQRLGTQFFEWIYNYVKNKGYEAVELNTYVSNHGSHKFYFNEGFKILGYHFLKKM; encoded by the coding sequence ATGGCCATTGTATTTAAAATTATTAATCACCAATATATAGACTCAATAATCCCTTTAGTTCAAAAATTAAATAATAATCAAGTTTCCAATATTGTTTTACGAGAACGTTTTGTAGAAATGTTTATGCAAAATTACGAATGCGCTGCTCTTTTTAAAGATAATGAGCTTATTGGTGTTTGCGGCTTATGGTTTTGTACACGTCATTATTCAGGTAGGAGCGTAGAGGTTGATCATGTTTTTATAGACGAAAAATTTAGAGGGCAGCGTTTAGGAACTCAATTTTTTGAATGGATTTACAATTACGTAAAAAATAAAGGATACGAGGCTGTAGAGCTAAACACCTATGTATCAAATCATGGCTCGCATAAATTTTATTTTAATGAAGGGTTTAAAATTTTAGGCTATCATTTTTTGAAAAAAATGTAA
- the dnaN gene encoding DNA polymerase III subunit beta codes for MKFIVSSTYLLKQLQVLGGVINSSNTLPILDNFLFELDHNKLTVSASDLETTMASTLDVESDSEGSVAIPARLLLDTLKTFPEQPLTFVVEDNNTVEISSNHGKYALAYADGNEFPKAVALEDPSKTVIVGDILATAISKTIFAAGNDDLRPVMSGVFFQFSTEGLTFVATDAHKLVKYTRADVQANQVAEFIMPKKPLNLLKGILAGSENEVTIDYNESNAKFTFENSELICRLIDGKYPNYEAVIPKENPNKLAIDRTQFLNSVRRVSIFSNKTTHQIRLKIAGAELNISAEDVDYSNKAEERLTCDYQGDDMQIGFNSRFLTEMLNNLGSDEVQLEMSMPNRAGILTPVDGLDEGEHITMLVMPVMLNA; via the coding sequence ATGAAATTTATAGTATCAAGTACTTATTTGTTAAAACAATTACAGGTTTTAGGTGGTGTAATCAATAGTTCGAACACCCTACCTATTTTAGATAATTTTTTATTTGAATTAGACCATAACAAACTAACAGTTTCGGCTAGTGATTTAGAAACCACTATGGCTTCGACATTAGACGTTGAAAGTGACAGCGAAGGCAGTGTTGCCATTCCTGCACGTTTGTTGTTAGATACTTTAAAAACGTTTCCTGAGCAACCTTTAACTTTTGTTGTTGAAGATAATAACACCGTTGAAATTAGCTCAAACCATGGTAAATACGCTTTAGCTTATGCCGATGGTAACGAGTTCCCTAAAGCTGTAGCATTAGAAGATCCAAGCAAAACAGTTATTGTTGGAGATATTTTAGCAACTGCAATTAGCAAAACAATATTCGCTGCTGGAAACGATGATTTACGCCCAGTAATGAGTGGTGTATTTTTTCAATTTTCGACAGAAGGCTTAACATTTGTAGCTACAGATGCTCATAAGTTAGTAAAATATACACGTGCTGATGTGCAGGCTAACCAAGTAGCCGAATTTATTATGCCTAAAAAACCTTTAAATTTATTGAAAGGAATTTTAGCCGGTAGTGAAAATGAAGTTACTATAGATTATAACGAAAGTAATGCAAAATTTACTTTTGAGAATTCCGAGTTAATTTGCCGTTTAATAGATGGAAAATATCCAAATTACGAAGCGGTAATTCCTAAAGAGAATCCTAATAAATTAGCTATAGATAGAACTCAGTTTTTAAACTCTGTTCGTCGTGTTAGTATTTTCTCTAACAAAACAACTCACCAAATTCGTTTAAAAATCGCAGGTGCAGAATTAAATATTTCAGCTGAAGATGTAGATTACAGTAACAAAGCTGAAGAGCGTTTAACTTGTGATTACCAAGGTGATGATATGCAAATTGGTTTTAACTCTCGTTTCTTAACTGAAATGCTTAACAATTTAGGTTCAGATGAAGTTCAACTAGAAATGAGTATGCCAAACAGAGCTGGTATTTTAACACCCGTTGATGGTTTAGATGAAGGTGAACACATTACAATGCTTGTTATGCCGGTTATGTTAAACGCATAA